Proteins from a single region of Starkeya sp. ORNL1:
- a CDS encoding dienelactone hydrolase family protein, producing MDQRIIDLYDRFTHGQLGRREFMDRLATVAGSMAAAAAMLPLLTNDYAQAAQVAEDDKRLDISTTGYPSGATTVSGYLVRAKRVDAKRPAVIVIHENRGLNPHIKDVTRRLALDGFLAFGVDLLSSDGGTPADEDKARDMIGKLDGPATVARLKDAVSFLATNAASNGSVGAVGFCWGGGMVNLMAEASPELKAGVAYYGMQPPIERVEDIKAALLLHYGGLDNRINAGIPAYEAALKQAGKDYAIYVYDGANHAFNNDTSPSRYDPTAAELAWGRTIDFLSKHLGVPPPVET from the coding sequence ATGGACCAGCGCATCATCGATCTCTATGACCGCTTCACCCACGGCCAGCTCGGCCGGCGGGAATTCATGGACCGGCTCGCCACCGTGGCCGGCTCCATGGCAGCGGCGGCCGCCATGCTGCCCTTGCTCACCAATGATTATGCCCAGGCCGCGCAAGTGGCCGAGGACGACAAGCGCCTCGACATCTCGACCACCGGCTACCCGTCCGGTGCGACCACGGTGAGCGGCTATCTGGTGCGGGCCAAGCGCGTCGACGCCAAGCGGCCGGCGGTCATCGTCATCCACGAGAACCGCGGCCTCAATCCGCACATCAAGGACGTCACCCGCCGTCTCGCGCTCGACGGCTTCCTCGCCTTCGGCGTCGACCTGCTCTCGTCCGATGGCGGCACGCCCGCTGATGAGGACAAGGCGCGCGACATGATCGGCAAGCTCGACGGCCCGGCGACGGTGGCGCGGCTGAAGGATGCGGTCAGCTTCCTCGCGACCAATGCGGCCTCGAACGGCTCGGTCGGCGCGGTCGGCTTCTGCTGGGGCGGCGGCATGGTGAACCTGATGGCCGAGGCGAGCCCGGAACTGAAGGCCGGCGTCGCCTATTACGGCATGCAGCCCCCGATCGAACGCGTCGAGGACATCAAGGCCGCCTTGCTGCTGCATTATGGCGGGCTCGACAACCGCATCAATGCCGGCATCCCGGCCTATGAGGCCGCGCTGAAGCAGGCCGGCAAGGACTACGCCATCTATGTCTATGACGGCGCCAATCACGCCTTCAACAACGACACCAGCCCGAGCCGCTACGACCCCACCGCCGCCGAACTGGCGTGGGGACGCACCATCGATTTCCTGTCGAAGCACCTCGGCGTCCCGCCGCCGGTGGAGACGTGA
- a CDS encoding phasin has protein sequence MSEAEITPTPATPKKAAKAAAAAFETAAAKFETPKFEVPKFDVPSLEVPAVVREMAEKSVQNAREAYEKMKSTAEETSDLIEDTYATASKGVTEYNTVALESFRTNVNAAFDYFGALLATKSVSEAVELSTSHLRKQFDVLSGQAKELSVIAQKVATDTAEPFKASVEKNFKKVA, from the coding sequence ATGTCTGAGGCTGAAATCACGCCGACCCCCGCTACCCCCAAAAAGGCCGCCAAGGCCGCCGCCGCTGCCTTCGAGACAGCGGCTGCCAAGTTCGAGACTCCGAAGTTTGAAGTTCCGAAGTTCGACGTGCCCTCGCTCGAAGTGCCCGCCGTGGTGCGCGAGATGGCCGAGAAGAGCGTGCAGAATGCCCGCGAAGCCTATGAGAAGATGAAGTCGACAGCCGAAGAGACTTCCGACCTCATCGAAGACACCTACGCGACCGCTTCGAAGGGCGTGACCGAGTACAATACCGTTGCGCTGGAATCGTTCCGCACCAATGTGAACGCGGCGTTTGACTATTTCGGCGCGCTGCTCGCCACCAAGAGCGTGTCGGAAGCGGTCGAACTCTCCACCAGCCACCTGCGCAAGCAGTTCGACGTGCTCTCCGGCCAGGCCAAGGAACTTTCGGTGATCGCCCAGAAGGTGGCGACCGATACCGCCGAGCCGTTCAAGGCGTCGGTCGAGAAGAACTTCAAGAAGGTGGCCTGA
- a CDS encoding phasin family protein, with translation MFARIAGKPTKLAPGHRKAIAFYTAYHTLVLDGRVADRARSGDRMRRRPMTEQPNLEIPGELRTIAETSIEQARKALDSLIGAAHRAIDETEHRVDTAQGGVRELSRKTIGFAEANVAASFDFAARLAKARTLDEWVKLHSEFAMEQTRRFSEQAKAISASGAAFAKAAEPKRASAKAKG, from the coding sequence TTGTTCGCCCGGATTGCGGGCAAACCGACGAAGCTCGCGCCGGGACACAGGAAAGCCATTGCCTTTTACACCGCGTATCATACTTTAGTTTTAGACGGGCGCGTCGCCGATCGCGCAAGGTCTGGCGACCGGATGCGGAGGCGGCCAATGACTGAGCAACCGAACCTCGAAATTCCCGGTGAACTCCGCACTATAGCGGAGACCAGCATCGAGCAGGCGCGCAAGGCGCTCGACAGCCTGATCGGCGCTGCGCACCGTGCCATCGACGAGACCGAGCATCGGGTCGACACCGCCCAGGGCGGCGTGCGCGAGTTGAGTCGCAAGACCATCGGCTTTGCCGAGGCCAATGTGGCGGCGAGCTTCGATTTCGCCGCCCGGCTGGCCAAGGCGCGCACGCTGGACGAGTGGGTGAAGCTGCATTCTGAATTCGCCATGGAACAGACCCGCCGCTTTTCTGAGCAGGCCAAGGCAATCAGCGCGAGCGGTGCCGCATTTGCGAAGGCCGCCGAGCCAAAGCGTGCATCTGCGAAGGCAAAAGGCTGA
- the groL gene encoding chaperonin GroEL (60 kDa chaperone family; promotes refolding of misfolded polypeptides especially under stressful conditions; forms two stacked rings of heptamers to form a barrel-shaped 14mer; ends can be capped by GroES; misfolded proteins enter the barrel where they are refolded when GroES binds), translating into MAAKEVKFSSDARDKMLRGVDILANAVKVTLGPKGRNVVIEKSFGAPRITKDGVTVAKEIELEDRFENLGAQLVREVASKTNDTAGDGTTTATVLAQAIVKEGAKSVAAGMNPMDLKRGIDLAVAEAIKDISKRAKKVKNTDEVAQVGTISANGDASIGQMIAGAMQKVGNEGVITVEEAKTAETELEVVEGMQFDRGYLSPYFITNAEKMVADLEDAYLLIFDKKLSGLQAILPVLEQIVQSGKPLVIVAEDVEGEALATLVVNKLRGGLKVAAVKAPGFGDRRKAMLEDIAILTGGQVISEDLGIKLESVNLAMLGRAKKVIIEKEKTTIVDGAGKKKDIEGRVAQIKAQIEETTSDYDREKLQERLAKLAGGVAVIRVGGATEVEVKEKKDRVDDALNATRAAVEEGIVPGGGIALLRAKKAVEKLTSDNPDIAAGIKIVLRALEAPIRQIAENAGVEGSIVVGKVQESKDQNFGFNAQTEQFVDMIASGIVDPAKVVRTALQDAASVSGLLVTTEALIADLPKPPSGAPAMPGGGGMGGMDF; encoded by the coding sequence ATGGCTGCCAAAGAAGTAAAATTCTCCTCCGATGCGCGTGACAAGATGCTCCGCGGCGTCGACATCCTCGCCAATGCCGTCAAGGTGACGCTCGGCCCCAAGGGCCGCAACGTCGTCATCGAGAAGAGCTTCGGCGCCCCGCGCATCACCAAGGACGGCGTCACCGTCGCCAAGGAGATCGAGCTCGAGGATCGCTTCGAGAATCTCGGCGCCCAGCTGGTGCGTGAAGTCGCTTCCAAGACCAACGACACCGCCGGCGACGGCACCACCACCGCCACCGTGCTGGCGCAGGCCATCGTGAAGGAAGGCGCCAAGTCGGTCGCCGCCGGCATGAACCCGATGGACCTGAAGCGCGGCATCGACCTCGCCGTCGCCGAGGCGATCAAGGACATTTCCAAGCGCGCCAAGAAGGTGAAGAACACCGACGAAGTCGCCCAGGTCGGCACCATCTCCGCCAATGGCGACGCCTCGATCGGCCAGATGATCGCCGGCGCGATGCAGAAGGTCGGCAATGAGGGTGTCATCACCGTCGAGGAAGCCAAGACCGCCGAGACCGAGCTCGAAGTGGTCGAGGGCATGCAGTTCGACCGGGGCTACCTCTCGCCCTACTTCATCACCAATGCCGAGAAGATGGTCGCCGACCTCGAAGACGCCTACCTGCTGATCTTCGACAAGAAGCTCTCGGGTCTCCAGGCGATCCTCCCGGTCCTCGAGCAGATCGTCCAGTCCGGCAAGCCGCTCGTCATCGTGGCGGAAGACGTCGAGGGCGAGGCCCTGGCCACGCTCGTCGTCAACAAGCTGCGCGGCGGCCTCAAGGTCGCGGCGGTGAAGGCTCCGGGCTTCGGCGATCGCCGCAAGGCCATGCTGGAAGACATCGCCATCCTCACCGGTGGCCAGGTCATCTCCGAAGACCTCGGCATCAAGCTGGAGAGCGTCAATCTCGCCATGCTCGGCCGCGCCAAGAAGGTGATCATCGAGAAGGAAAAGACCACCATCGTCGATGGCGCCGGCAAGAAGAAGGACATCGAAGGCCGCGTCGCGCAGATCAAGGCGCAGATCGAGGAGACCACCTCGGACTACGACCGCGAGAAGCTGCAGGAGCGTCTGGCCAAGCTCGCCGGCGGCGTCGCGGTGATCCGCGTCGGCGGCGCGACCGAAGTCGAAGTGAAGGAAAAGAAGGACCGCGTCGACGACGCGCTGAACGCCACCCGCGCTGCGGTGGAAGAAGGCATCGTCCCGGGCGGCGGCATTGCCCTGCTGCGCGCCAAGAAGGCGGTGGAGAAGCTGACCTCCGACAATCCCGACATCGCTGCCGGCATCAAGATCGTGCTGCGCGCGCTGGAAGCCCCGATCCGCCAGATCGCCGAGAATGCAGGCGTGGAAGGCTCGATCGTGGTCGGCAAGGTGCAGGAATCGAAGGACCAGAACTTCGGCTTCAACGCCCAGACCGAGCAGTTCGTCGACATGATCGCCTCCGGCATCGTCGACCCGGCCAAGGTCGTGCGCACCGCTCTGCAGGACGCGGCTTCCGTGTCCGGCCTGCTGGTCACCACCGAAGCCCTGATCGCCGACCTGCCGAAGCCCCCGTCGGGCGCCCCGGCCATGCCGGGCGGCGGCGGCATGGGCGGCATGGACTTCTGA
- a CDS encoding AsmA-like C-terminal region-containing protein, protein MKRLVPLLLLPLLLVLGAAVAAPKLASEERLRAEALTALGEVAGVAPHITGKVGFVVLPWPAIEIEGLSLGSDALASLSVPQARIVLHIMPLLTGQVRPLRIELDQPELVIADGAFRDASPLGALVGQLGTDSHSASLRVSGGRLVVRQGVAPLAVLQQVDGDISWRGGRDLAVEGSADWRGERLDTKLRFNELGALAQGQAARARFSVSGAPFAFKFDGTAKFAGEPVAEGDVSLSSAKLRDLLSWLDIDTPTREGFGPFSLQARALLEPGSAAISNASIELDGNRSEGGFTLRNDLGRIVVQGSFAAGTLDLSSYGKLAISDPDNGYWSRTRLDLAPLKSVDLDLRLSAGEVRAGDSSIDHVAASALLKGGRLALTVGDAEAWNGRFRAAANIAASASGPGADIRIELAGTDVDLETSLGDLFQLERLQGTGTFRVVLGGSGESVSDIAGDLSGSMTLNAAPGAILGIDVARVLGRLESRPLSGSGSLRGGRTPFDTLDGKATVAQGVAHIDELNVASPAVRIAVGGDISIGRRDLDLKGVASLVPVAGEAATSSFDLPFVAQGPWDSPFLLPDPQALIRRSGAARPLLGTEAVGAVTPAP, encoded by the coding sequence ATGAAGCGACTAGTCCCACTTCTGCTGCTGCCTCTCCTGCTGGTGCTCGGCGCCGCGGTGGCGGCGCCCAAGCTGGCGTCGGAAGAGCGGCTGCGGGCGGAGGCATTGACGGCGCTCGGTGAGGTCGCAGGCGTCGCGCCGCACATCACGGGCAAGGTCGGCTTCGTCGTGCTGCCCTGGCCGGCGATCGAGATCGAAGGCCTCTCGCTCGGCAGCGACGCTCTGGCCTCGCTCAGCGTGCCGCAGGCGCGCATCGTGCTCCATATAATGCCGCTGCTGACCGGGCAGGTGCGGCCCCTGCGTATCGAACTCGACCAGCCGGAGCTGGTGATCGCGGACGGCGCTTTTCGGGACGCCTCGCCGCTCGGCGCGTTGGTCGGCCAGCTTGGTACCGATAGCCACAGCGCCAGCCTCAGGGTGAGCGGCGGCCGGCTGGTGGTCCGCCAAGGCGTGGCGCCGCTCGCCGTTCTCCAGCAGGTCGATGGCGATATCTCCTGGCGCGGCGGGCGCGACCTCGCCGTCGAAGGCAGCGCCGATTGGCGGGGCGAGCGCCTCGACACCAAGCTGCGCTTCAATGAGCTGGGCGCACTGGCGCAGGGCCAGGCCGCGCGCGCCCGGTTCTCGGTCTCCGGCGCGCCCTTCGCCTTCAAATTCGACGGCACGGCGAAGTTCGCGGGCGAGCCGGTGGCGGAAGGCGATGTCAGCCTCTCCTCGGCCAAGCTGCGCGATCTGTTGAGTTGGCTCGATATCGATACGCCGACGCGCGAGGGCTTCGGTCCGTTCTCGCTGCAGGCACGCGCGCTGCTTGAGCCGGGCAGCGCCGCCATCAGCAATGCCAGCATCGAGCTCGACGGCAATCGCAGCGAAGGCGGCTTCACGCTGCGTAATGATCTCGGCCGCATCGTGGTGCAGGGCAGCTTTGCCGCCGGCACGCTCGATCTGTCGTCGTATGGAAAGCTCGCCATTTCCGATCCGGACAACGGCTATTGGAGTCGCACGCGGCTTGATCTCGCGCCGCTCAAGAGCGTGGATCTCGATCTCCGGCTCTCCGCCGGCGAGGTACGGGCCGGGGATTCCTCGATCGACCACGTCGCCGCCAGCGCACTCTTGAAGGGCGGGCGGCTCGCCCTCACCGTCGGCGACGCGGAAGCCTGGAACGGCAGATTCCGCGCTGCTGCCAACATCGCCGCCTCGGCCTCGGGGCCCGGCGCCGACATCCGCATCGAGCTCGCCGGCACCGACGTCGATCTCGAAACCTCGCTCGGCGACCTGTTCCAGCTCGAGCGCCTGCAGGGCACCGGCACCTTCCGTGTCGTGCTCGGCGGCAGCGGCGAGAGCGTTTCCGATATTGCCGGCGACCTCTCCGGCTCCATGACGCTCAACGCGGCGCCGGGCGCCATTCTCGGCATCGATGTCGCCCGCGTGCTCGGCCGCCTGGAAAGCCGGCCGCTGTCCGGCAGCGGGAGCCTGCGCGGCGGGCGTACCCCCTTCGACACGCTCGACGGCAAGGCGACGGTGGCGCAGGGCGTCGCGCATATTGACGAACTCAACGTGGCAAGCCCGGCGGTGCGCATCGCCGTGGGCGGCGACATCTCCATCGGGCGCCGCGACCTCGATCTCAAGGGCGTCGCCAGCCTGGTCCCCGTCGCCGGCGAGGCCGCGACGTCCAGTTTCGACCTGCCCTTTGTAGCGCAGGGACCCTGGGACAGCCCGTTCCTGCTGCCCGACCCGCAGGCGCTGATCCGCCGCTCCGGCGCGGCGCGCCCGCTGCTCGGCACCGAGGCGGTCGGCGCGGTGACGCCGGCGCCCTGA
- a CDS encoding ATP-binding protein produces MNTPPDDTPRPPTTTAPPTASPEEALRALARPVLESAGPALLVREDGTVVAANAGSRLGAATRLPSDLAARIARIAATLRPGRPPRLERLRLPGQMSATLVGCSLLGVPGARAVLIAPPGAPALGQPQAAVPTAPPVTANVAVPPAAPEPAAEEPAAVEPPIEAGEAGVPAPDEPVAAEPAAPPPAEPVAEATLPAPALTAGRARWFWQTDGDGRFRAVDPRLAAALGRDADDLDGSDWAALGAPAAHQAATGRVSFSRLGVRLATLAGDPLFLEIGGVPMRGDGMRGFALSLAHETAAASKATAAESSAVEEAPRDERPAAPDASTKSPRGLTENSLSALIPGLDPGTQPERPHPDEAWVAGSSPAMRVEGTATNDQPTDAPSIQDVVETPAPHEAPAETQAATEPEAPVELDLSVEPEAPVTAASEPSEPLTAERLAPPASASAPAAEQPPVRVVLSIVPSSPNVVPLRAGSDGSGDAARASWAGLSAGERNAFREIARALGARLEGVDDTTFPEPPAPPAAQPPRPLEPSSVVQLKPAEATTPPAAAQPEPPILAEAARPEPSASELLDLALPPAPETEGFRRLLTEAERPILDRLPLGVVVYRGDQLLYANRALLDWSGYADAAALEAAGGLAGLFGEAGSSDEADGARALTMVKSGGEHIPVEARLMSAPWEGGTAMLYVLRRAGSGFDERLRTAELALREAEATTRELRAILDTATDGVVLIDKDGIILSMNRSAEALFGFESSELHGESFTLLFAPESRRAAVDYLDGLASNGVASVLNDGREVIGRVREGGLIPLFMTVGRVGEDAGKFCAVLRDITQWKRAEEELTEAKRLAERANLAKSDFLAKISHEIRTPLNAIIGFSEVMMEERFGPIENERYRDYLRDIHASGGHLISLINDLLDLSKIEAGKLDLAFTSVALNEIVQQCMAIMQPQANRERVIIRSSLAADLPPVVADARSMRQIVLNLVSNSIKFSRPGGQVILSTALTEGGEVVLRVRDTGIGMSETDIATAMEPFRQLATSGRSGSGGTGLGLPLTKALAEANRASFSIRSAVDAGTMVEITFPSTRVLAE; encoded by the coding sequence ATGAACACGCCGCCCGACGATACGCCCCGGCCACCGACCACGACCGCACCGCCCACCGCCTCTCCCGAGGAGGCGCTGCGTGCGCTCGCGCGTCCCGTGCTGGAGAGCGCCGGGCCGGCGTTGCTGGTGCGCGAGGATGGTACCGTCGTCGCGGCCAATGCGGGCAGCCGCCTCGGCGCCGCCACGCGGTTGCCGTCGGATCTCGCCGCCCGCATCGCCCGCATCGCGGCGACGCTGCGCCCTGGCCGGCCGCCGCGGCTGGAGCGGCTGCGCCTGCCCGGCCAGATGAGCGCGACGCTGGTCGGCTGCTCGCTCCTCGGCGTGCCCGGCGCCCGCGCCGTTCTGATTGCCCCGCCCGGTGCGCCCGCGCTCGGTCAGCCGCAGGCTGCCGTGCCGACGGCGCCGCCCGTCACTGCGAATGTCGCCGTGCCGCCCGCCGCGCCGGAACCGGCGGCCGAGGAACCGGCGGCGGTTGAGCCGCCTATCGAAGCGGGCGAGGCAGGGGTGCCTGCGCCAGATGAGCCCGTTGCGGCGGAACCCGCCGCCCCTCCTCCGGCCGAGCCAGTTGCCGAAGCCACCCTACCTGCGCCGGCATTGACGGCGGGCCGGGCGCGCTGGTTCTGGCAGACCGATGGCGACGGCCGTTTCCGCGCCGTCGATCCGCGGCTGGCGGCAGCCCTCGGACGAGACGCCGACGATCTTGACGGCAGCGACTGGGCAGCGCTCGGCGCACCCGCGGCGCATCAGGCGGCGACGGGTAGAGTCAGTTTCAGCCGTTTGGGTGTGCGTCTCGCGACGCTCGCCGGTGATCCGCTGTTCCTCGAGATCGGCGGCGTGCCGATGCGCGGCGACGGCATGCGCGGCTTCGCGCTGTCGTTGGCGCATGAGACGGCGGCAGCATCGAAAGCGACGGCCGCGGAGTCGTCCGCGGTCGAGGAGGCACCGCGCGACGAACGGCCCGCAGCGCCGGACGCGTCGACAAAATCCCCTCGAGGCCTGACCGAAAATTCCCTATCGGCCCTCATCCCGGGGCTTGACCCGGGGACCCAGCCAGAGCGCCCGCACCCGGATGAAGCCTGGGTGGCCGGGTCAAGCCCGGCCATGAGGGTGGAGGGGACGGCGACCAACGACCAGCCGACTGACGCGCCAAGCATTCAGGACGTGGTGGAGACGCCTGCTCCCCACGAAGCGCCAGCCGAAACTCAAGCGGCTACTGAGCCCGAAGCACCGGTCGAACTCGACTTGTCCGTCGAACCCGAGGCTCCGGTCACTGCCGCCTCCGAACCCTCCGAGCCGCTTACCGCCGAACGGCTTGCCCCACCCGCTTCCGCTTCCGCTCCCGCCGCCGAACAACCGCCGGTGCGCGTGGTGCTGAGCATCGTGCCGTCCTCGCCGAACGTCGTGCCGCTGCGCGCCGGGTCGGACGGATCGGGCGATGCCGCGCGCGCCTCCTGGGCCGGACTCAGCGCCGGCGAGCGCAACGCCTTCCGCGAGATCGCCCGGGCGCTGGGCGCGCGGCTGGAAGGCGTCGACGACACCACCTTTCCCGAACCACCAGCCCCGCCCGCTGCACAGCCGCCCCGGCCCCTGGAGCCGTCATCGGTCGTGCAGCTGAAGCCGGCCGAAGCCACGACGCCACCCGCGGCTGCCCAGCCCGAGCCGCCCATACTGGCGGAAGCTGCCCGCCCCGAGCCCTCGGCGTCGGAACTGCTCGACCTCGCGCTGCCGCCGGCGCCGGAGACCGAGGGTTTCCGCCGACTGCTGACCGAGGCCGAGCGGCCGATCCTCGACCGCCTGCCGCTCGGCGTCGTGGTCTATCGCGGCGACCAGTTGCTCTATGCCAATCGCGCGCTGCTCGACTGGAGCGGCTATGCCGACGCCGCCGCGCTGGAAGCCGCCGGCGGCCTAGCCGGACTGTTCGGCGAGGCCGGCTCCTCGGATGAGGCGGACGGCGCGCGTGCCCTCACCATGGTCAAGTCCGGCGGCGAGCACATCCCGGTCGAAGCGCGGCTGATGTCGGCGCCCTGGGAAGGCGGCACGGCGATGCTCTATGTGCTGCGGCGCGCCGGCTCCGGCTTCGACGAGCGCCTGCGCACCGCCGAGCTCGCCTTGCGCGAGGCCGAAGCCACCACCCGCGAACTGCGCGCCATCCTCGACACCGCGACCGACGGCGTGGTGCTGATCGACAAGGACGGCATCATCCTCAGCATGAACCGCTCGGCGGAAGCGCTGTTCGGCTTCGAATCCAGCGAGCTCCATGGCGAGAGCTTCACCTTGCTGTTCGCCCCCGAGAGCCGGCGCGCGGCGGTGGACTATCTCGACGGCCTCGCCTCCAACGGCGTCGCCAGCGTGCTGAATGACGGGCGCGAGGTGATCGGCCGGGTCCGCGAGGGCGGACTGATCCCGCTGTTCATGACCGTCGGGCGGGTCGGCGAGGATGCCGGCAAGTTCTGCGCGGTGCTGCGCGACATCACCCAATGGAAGCGCGCCGAGGAGGAACTGACCGAGGCCAAACGGCTCGCCGAGCGTGCGAACCTCGCCAAGTCGGACTTCCTCGCCAAGATCAGCCACGAGATCCGCACCCCGCTCAACGCCATCATCGGCTTCTCGGAAGTGATGATGGAGGAGCGTTTCGGGCCGATCGAGAATGAACGCTACCGCGACTATTTACGCGACATCCACGCCTCCGGCGGGCACCTGATCTCGCTCATCAACGATTTGCTCGACCTCTCCAAGATCGAGGCCGGCAAGCTCGACCTCGCCTTCACGAGCGTCGCGCTCAACGAGATCGTGCAGCAGTGCATGGCGATCATGCAGCCGCAGGCCAATCGCGAGCGCGTCATCATCCGCTCCTCGCTGGCGGCCGATTTGCCACCGGTGGTGGCGGATGCGCGCTCGATGCGGCAGATCGTGCTGAACCTCGTCTCCAACTCGATCAAGTTCAGCCGGCCGGGCGGCCAGGTCATCCTCTCCACCGCGCTCACCGAGGGCGGCGAAGTGGTGCTGAGGGTGCGCGACACCGGCATCGGCATGTCGGAGACCGACATCGCCACCGCCATGGAACCGTTCCGCCAGCTCGCCACCTCCGGCCGCTCGGGCTCCGGCGGCACCGGGCTCGGCCTGCCGCTCACCAAGGCGCTGGCCGAGGCCAATCGGGCGAGCTTCTCGATCCGCAGCGCGGTCGATGCCGGCACGATGGTGGAGATCACCTTCCCCTCGACACGGGTGCTGGCAGAGTAG
- the groES gene encoding co-chaperone GroES: MAKLKFRPLHDRIVVKRLDAEEKTAGGIIIPDTAKEKPSQGEVLAVGSGARDEAGKLVPLDVKAGDKVLFGKWSGTEVKIDGQDLLIMKESDVMGIVG, translated from the coding sequence ATGGCCAAGCTGAAATTCCGTCCCCTGCATGACCGCATCGTGGTGAAGCGCCTCGATGCCGAAGAGAAGACTGCGGGCGGCATCATCATCCCCGACACCGCCAAGGAAAAGCCCTCGCAGGGCGAAGTGCTCGCGGTCGGCTCCGGCGCCCGCGACGAGGCCGGCAAGCTTGTCCCGCTGGACGTCAAGGCTGGCGACAAGGTGCTGTTCGGCAAGTGGTCGGGCACCGAAGTGAAGATCGACGGCCAGGATCTCCTCATCATGAAGGAATCCGACGTCATGGGCATCGTCGGCTGA